Proteins encoded within one genomic window of Nonomuraea gerenzanensis:
- a CDS encoding PP2C family protein-serine/threonine phosphatase: MACDGERMLGGLLRVNHLSAMEEVPGLVAEHARRVGFSHTMVFVADLQQQYLVPLPGQRDASGESLEPIRIDATVAGRAFRDVEIVPARHESEEGPHRLWVPLLDGTERVGVLAVSVPPDAPAAELLAGQLASLVALLVISKRGHSDSYARLVRAQPMTLSAEVLWNLLPPGTFANDQVVVSTALEPAYEVGGDAYDFAIDGDTLHVSIFDAMGHDTSAGLTATIAMGACRNNRRHGKDLSATTEAIDAAIAEQFTGRFATGILADLNLRTGWLSWVNRGHHPPLVLRDGRLVASLDSAPDPPMGFRMGVSTGQLRYQLQPGDRLLFYTDGVIEAQSPEGELFGLERFIDFIVRREADGMSAPETLRRLIQTILEHQRGRLQDDATVVTVEWHSRRHQQLVL, from the coding sequence ATGGCATGTGACGGCGAGCGGATGCTGGGTGGCCTGCTGCGGGTCAACCACCTGTCCGCGATGGAGGAGGTGCCGGGCCTGGTCGCCGAGCACGCCCGGCGCGTCGGCTTCTCGCACACCATGGTCTTCGTCGCCGACCTGCAGCAGCAGTACCTGGTGCCGTTGCCCGGGCAGCGTGACGCGTCCGGTGAGTCGCTGGAGCCGATCCGGATCGACGCCACGGTGGCAGGCCGTGCCTTCCGCGACGTGGAGATCGTGCCCGCCCGCCACGAGAGCGAGGAGGGGCCGCACCGGTTGTGGGTGCCGTTGCTGGACGGCACCGAGCGGGTGGGGGTGCTCGCGGTGAGCGTGCCGCCGGACGCGCCGGCCGCCGAGCTGCTGGCCGGCCAGCTGGCGTCCCTGGTCGCGCTGCTGGTGATCAGCAAGCGCGGGCACAGCGACTCCTACGCCCGGCTGGTGCGCGCCCAGCCGATGACGCTGTCGGCCGAGGTGCTGTGGAACCTGCTTCCGCCAGGGACCTTCGCCAACGACCAGGTGGTGGTCAGCACCGCGCTGGAGCCCGCGTACGAGGTCGGCGGCGACGCCTACGACTTCGCCATCGACGGCGACACGCTGCATGTGTCGATCTTCGACGCGATGGGGCACGACACCTCCGCCGGCCTGACGGCCACCATCGCCATGGGCGCCTGCCGCAACAACCGCCGCCACGGCAAGGACCTCTCCGCGACGACCGAGGCGATCGACGCGGCGATCGCCGAGCAGTTCACCGGGCGCTTCGCCACCGGCATCCTGGCCGACCTGAACCTGCGGACGGGCTGGCTGAGCTGGGTCAACCGGGGCCACCATCCCCCCTTGGTGCTGCGGGACGGCCGGCTGGTCGCGAGCCTGGACAGCGCGCCCGACCCGCCGATGGGGTTCAGGATGGGGGTCTCCACCGGGCAGCTGCGCTACCAGCTGCAGCCGGGGGACCGGCTGCTGTTCTACACCGACGGCGTCATCGAGGCGCAGAGCCCGGAGGGGGAGCTGTTCGGGCTGGAGCGCTTCATCGACTTCATCGTCCGCCGCGAGGCCGACGGCATGTCGGCGCCGGAGACGCTGCGCCGGCTGATCCAGACCATCCTGGAGCACCAGCGGGGGCGGCTGCAGGACGACGCCACCGTGGTGACGGTCGAGTGGCACAGCCGGCGGCACCAGCAGCTGGTCCTGTGA
- a CDS encoding S9 family peptidase, translating to MTPRPAGDPRHPPTVAGYLAGHLAGHGGGDGGGDGTGHGGGSPRLPAGARLVGGPSHLPAAASLTAWSCLAPALAPGNTAVAFVSDRDGSPRVWIQPLQGGDTEPWAVDTGPQPAVDVSWAPTGGHLAVQVAPGGGEHAQVWTVQPHGGDLRLLAAPEGGSATLIRWTGRGETILVAETSPDGVTRAVLIDAITGGRQVIAAGPLLRPASISRDHTTMLLRRGPRGRRRMYVADLAAEALGAHLPSGERPLLPGLPGSTDDGALSPDGRTAYLVSDAGRDRAALLAVGRDAGAVVLAERHDAELDRFALSADGRRALLVWNVQGRSALDVMDLETARLRHLPSPPADVITSARIGWDGTLAALAAEDPHEPSHVLLCDLDTGGYRHAAGAGPLPTAAGAELVRFRARDGLELAAWLYRPPHAQGRAPFVLFLHGGPEDQERPTFNPLYQNLLAAGIGVFAPNVRGSGGYGRAFRQADDHALRFRAVDDVADCAAELVRLGAGDPSRLACMGWSYGGYLTLATLVSHPRLFRAGVSVSGIADFHTFYARAEPWIAAAAVSEYGHPDTDRELLRALSPLRALDRLACPLLVVHGAQDTNVPLYEAEQVIGAATALGLPCDHLVFEDEGHEIRQVGNRVSFVAKVVGWLSDHLRPAR from the coding sequence GTGACGCCACGGCCCGCCGGTGACCCGCGACACCCTCCCACGGTCGCCGGCTACCTGGCGGGCCACCTCGCGGGCCACGGCGGGGGCGACGGCGGGGGCGACGGCACGGGCCACGGCGGGGGCTCGCCTCGGCTGCCGGCGGGTGCGAGGCTGGTCGGCGGGCCGTCGCACCTCCCCGCGGCGGCGAGCCTGACCGCGTGGAGCTGCCTCGCCCCCGCCCTGGCCCCCGGCAACACCGCCGTCGCGTTCGTCAGCGACCGGGACGGCTCACCCCGGGTCTGGATCCAGCCGCTCCAGGGCGGCGACACCGAGCCATGGGCCGTGGACACCGGCCCGCAACCGGCAGTCGACGTCAGCTGGGCACCGACAGGAGGGCATCTGGCCGTGCAGGTGGCCCCCGGCGGCGGCGAGCACGCCCAGGTGTGGACCGTCCAGCCGCACGGCGGCGACCTGCGCCTGCTCGCCGCCCCGGAGGGCGGCTCCGCCACGCTGATCCGCTGGACGGGCCGGGGCGAGACGATCCTGGTGGCCGAGACCTCACCCGACGGCGTGACCAGGGCCGTGCTCATCGACGCGATCACCGGCGGGCGCCAGGTCATCGCGGCCGGCCCGCTGCTGAGACCGGCGTCCATCAGCCGGGACCACACGACGATGCTGCTGCGCAGGGGCCCTCGGGGCCGCCGGCGGATGTACGTGGCCGACCTGGCGGCCGAGGCGCTGGGCGCGCACCTGCCGAGCGGGGAGCGTCCGCTGCTGCCGGGCCTGCCGGGATCCACCGACGACGGCGCGCTCTCCCCCGACGGCAGGACCGCCTACCTGGTGTCGGACGCCGGCCGCGACCGGGCCGCGCTGCTGGCGGTGGGGCGCGACGCCGGGGCCGTCGTCCTGGCCGAACGTCATGACGCGGAGCTGGACCGGTTCGCGCTCAGCGCGGACGGCCGCCGCGCGCTGCTGGTGTGGAACGTGCAGGGCCGATCGGCGCTGGACGTCATGGACCTGGAGACCGCGCGGCTCCGTCACCTCCCGTCACCGCCCGCCGACGTGATCACCTCCGCCCGGATCGGCTGGGACGGCACTCTGGCCGCGCTGGCCGCGGAGGATCCGCACGAGCCGTCCCACGTCCTGCTGTGCGACCTGGACACCGGCGGCTACCGGCACGCCGCCGGGGCGGGCCCGCTGCCCACGGCGGCGGGCGCCGAGCTGGTGCGCTTCCGCGCCCGCGACGGCCTGGAGCTGGCCGCCTGGCTCTACCGCCCGCCGCACGCGCAGGGCCGCGCGCCGTTCGTGCTGTTCCTGCACGGCGGCCCCGAGGACCAGGAGCGGCCCACCTTCAACCCGCTCTACCAGAACCTGCTCGCCGCCGGGATCGGCGTGTTCGCGCCGAACGTGCGCGGCTCCGGCGGGTACGGGCGCGCCTTCCGGCAGGCCGACGACCACGCGCTGCGCTTCCGCGCGGTGGACGACGTGGCCGACTGCGCGGCGGAGCTGGTGCGCCTGGGCGCCGGCGACCCGTCCCGGCTGGCCTGCATGGGCTGGTCGTACGGCGGCTACCTCACCCTGGCCACGCTCGTCTCCCACCCGCGCCTCTTCCGTGCCGGCGTGAGCGTGAGCGGCATCGCCGACTTCCACACCTTCTACGCCCGCGCCGAGCCGTGGATCGCGGCGGCGGCGGTCAGCGAGTACGGCCACCCGGACACCGACCGGGAGCTGCTGCGCGCCCTGTCACCGCTGCGCGCCCTCGACCGGCTGGCCTGCCCCCTGCTGGTGGTGCACGGGGCCCAGGACACCAACGTCCCCCTGTACGAGGCGGAGCAGGTGATAGGCGCGGCCACCGCCCTGGGCCTGCCCTGCGACCATCTCGTCTTCGAGGACGAGGGCCACGAGATCCGGCAGGTCGGCAACAGGGTCAGCTTCGTGGCCAAAGTGGTGGGCTGGCTGTCGGATCACCTGCGCCCCGCCCGCTGA